A genomic stretch from Lysobacterales bacterium includes:
- a CDS encoding LppP/LprE family lipoprotein codes for MRLSLIPALLLTATLAQAQPLALVQVDGLVPEPRAQDYDSRDEPLCAGDARPPETLAEQALTGRGWLLTDPALVEGDTRVVPAADAQVGSCRFWGTSVFVFRRDRLLGLIQTEDPQAYLTLRLQSPALLVVDARYRNPDDAQCCPSGELSVRYRITDEGVSALSP; via the coding sequence ATGCGCCTGTCCCTGATCCCTGCCCTGCTGCTCACAGCCACCCTTGCGCAGGCCCAACCGCTCGCCCTGGTCCAGGTCGACGGACTGGTACCCGAACCGCGCGCCCAGGACTACGACTCGCGCGACGAGCCGCTGTGCGCAGGAGACGCCCGGCCGCCTGAAACGCTGGCCGAGCAGGCGCTCACCGGCCGCGGCTGGCTGCTTACCGATCCGGCTCTGGTCGAAGGCGATACCCGTGTCGTGCCCGCCGCCGACGCGCAGGTCGGCTCCTGCCGCTTCTGGGGCACCTCGGTCTTCGTTTTCCGGCGCGACCGACTGCTCGGGCTGATCCAGACGGAGGATCCGCAGGCCTATCTGACCCTGCGCCTGCAAAGCCCGGCGCTGCTCGTCGTCGATGCTCGCTACCGAAACCCCGATGACGCGCAGTGCTGCCCGTCCGGAGAGCTGAGCGTGCGCTATCGCATCACCGATGAGGGTGTCTCGGCACTTTCGCCCTGA